GGCGAATGAGGTCACAGTTTGTCCCGCCTCCTCCGCCGTAGAGCCGCCTGCTGATCGGCCATCTTTGATTTAAAGTTCCTGCGTGACAAAGGCACGTGTGTGGATGGGACAGCTGATGCTGACCCCGCCTCCTGACCTTCAGGTGACCTCCTCACCGTCCACAGGGGGGCGCCACGAGGCTGGCgttacagaaacagacagaaactgtCACATGATCCCTTCCacagtttaaaaacagaacagaaggacaggaaacagacgtGGTCCTCGCCTCCTCGCCTCCTTGCCTCCTCGCCTCCTCGCCTACTCAGGCTTCTCCTCCTCgtcgtcgttgttgttgttgttgtgcagacTGAGGTTCAGGTTGAAGCCAAACTGCTTCCTGAGGGCACGCGGCAACAGCGTCTTCTTCATGAACACTTTCTGGAGGAAGCGGTTGCTGATGCTGAACGGGCAGTAGCTGTAGATGAAGTACATGAGGCCAACGCCAGGCCCAACGAAGTACCGCGGCTGAGGCTGGGGTGACAGCAGCGCCTGGACGATGGCGTCAATGACGGGGCTGAAGTTGGGGTTGGCATGCTTGGTGTGGCTCTGGAACAGCTCCTTGGTCTCCATCATGTAGTCCTCCCCGTAGTCCTCGAGCAGCGCCGGAGGAAGACTCTTGAgcaggtgtttgtgttgctcCTCCCAGTAGGCATGGTTACTGGACTGACCTGTGGAGACAACAGATGCACAGTTACCACGGCAACAAGCAGCACACTGTACGCATCACGCTGCAAACACGTCGTGTCATTTATCGTTGATTTAACGTTTTATTCAGAACAGAGACAGACGTGTTCTgacttcccagcatgcattgaGATCAGTACATGTTTGACGGGTTCGAGAGGTGAGATCCAGTTTGTCGTCTTCACATTAAACTTTGAGCTGTCTGCTTCTGTCAGTctggtccggtccggtccggtccggttgTTGCCTGCTGCCCTCGgtgctgcagcaggaagtgagCTCAGAGTCTGGAAGTTTGTGAGCGGGCCGTCAGCcagagagaaacagcagcaggattaGGAGTGAATACAAACCTGTTCCTTCAGGATTAGAGCGAGCTCAGCAGGATAAAGTGTGCCCAGCTCGCTGTTTACATCACTGCCGCCCCGTCCAATCACAGCACAGACTCATGACCCAAACTCTGGATCCACAGCGGGCTCTGCTGGAGGTCTGCACATCAGCTCATGGTGGTTTGATGAGTCACAGCAGAGCGTGTGATGAACATGATGACGGCGTGTTTTTCAACCCCACACGATGAAGACGGCGAGCTGAGGACACGTGAAGCTCTTTGTCCTCTAATCACATCCATCTGTCCTCCACCCGCCAAAAAGACCCAAGAACAGATGGTCCAGTCCACATGTGCTCCTCGTTACAGAGAGTCCTCATCAGCAGGAGGAGGCCCGTCAGTGGGAGGAGGCCCGTCAGTGGGAGGAGGCCCGTCAGCATGCTCAACACGAGGCTGTCATGTCATTTCACGtcacacatttttgtgtgtacaggtgagtacaggtgagtacaggtgtgaacaggtgagtacaggtgagtacaggtgtgaacaggtgtgaacaggtgagtacAGGTGTGAACAGATGAGTACAGGTGAGtacaggtgtgaacaggtgagtacaggtgtgaacaggtgtgtcGGTGTTACCTGTCTTGTATGAGGAGGGCAGGATGATGGACACTTGGACCCCCCATGGCTGCAGCTCGTGTCTCAGCGTGTTGATGAACAGGTTCAGAGCTGCTTTAGACGCTCCGTACGCTGCCAGACAGGGAAACGGCTGATCACCTGAAACACAGGTGTTACACCGTCATGACATCACTCCCAGATGACCAATGAGAGGAACAGTaagtgttttcaaaatgtcattttgttttaaatgttttttctatgTTTGTACCAAACGAGTTTGAACAGCTGATGAACGTCTCGACATAAACAAccgccgccatgttggatgtactgcttctttcTCCTCCCATCAAATCTAAATATGGTCGTAGACGCATCATCGGACCCAAAGGGAGATATGCTACGTGTTAGCTGAGATATGCTACGTGTTAACCGAGATATGCTACGTGTTAGCAGAGATATGCTACGTGTTAGCTTAGATATGCTACGTGTTAGCTTAGATATGCTACGTGTTAGCTTAGATATTCTACGTGTTAGCTGAGATATGCTACGTGTTAACAGAGATATGCTACGTGTTAGCTGAGATATGCTACGTGTTAGCAGAGATATGCGACGGTTAGCAAGAATGCTACGTGCTAGCTGAATATGCTACGTGTTAGCTGAGATATGCTACGTGCTAGCTGAGATATGCTACGTGTTAGCTGAGATATGCTACGTGCTAGCTGAGATATGCTACGTGTTAGCTGAGATATGCTACGTGTTAGCAGAGATATGCTACGTGCTAGCTGAGATATGCTACGTGTTAGCAGAGATATGCTACGTGTTAGCTGAGATATGCTACGTGTTAGCAGAGATATGCTACGTGCTAGCTGAGATATGCTACGTGTTAGCAGAGATATGCTACGTGTTAGCAGAGATATGCTACGTGTTAGCTGAGATACTGATGTAAATTATCCTTGCTAGTTAGCTAACGTAatgtgtaatattttatatatgtcaCCTTTAAAACGATATCTCACCTGTGATTGGAGCACACAGAAAGGGGTTATGGCTTACAAAGGGTTAATTAAGGCCAATGACCGTGATGTCTTTGGAGTGTGGACTGCGTTAACTCGTTATCTCATGTTAATTTATAGCTTAATGTTATCGTCTTTATTGattcaaaatgtttgattaTTGGTCAAAGTTTAAACAGGAAGTCTGCTGAGCTCTTATATAgctcttatatatatatatatataatatatatatatatatatatagagatatatacatgtgtgtgtgcgtgcacctGGACAATAAAACTGATTGTGAGAGGATCATCTGTGACGATCTGTTCAGCAGGAGctctgtttgtttagtttggCAGGTGAAGGTTCATCTGAGGTTCACGAGGAAACATTCAGATTTATGacaacacgtgtgtgtgtgtgtgtgtgtgtgtgtgtgtgtgtgtgtgtgctacagtgtgtgtgctacagtgtgtgtgtgtgttggactcaCCAGCTGGGCTGGAGATGGTCACGATGCGTCCTTTGGTCTGCCTCAGCAAAGGCAAGAAGCTCTTGGTGACGCTCAGCGTGCCGAAGAAGTTCACCTCCATGCAGCCACGAAAGTTCGACATCAGAGAGAGCTCAGCGTCTCcgaagttcacacacacaccggcgtTATTCACCAAGCCCCacagacctgcacacacacacacacagacacacacacacacacagacacacacacacacacacacacacacacacacatatatccaCATTGTTCACTGAAATACAATAGTGTGGGTATGTTACACCCCCACAGACATGCATTGCAGCATCTACCTTCCCATGAACATGGCCAGCCCGGttgagcccggttctgttgaagtttgtttgattgttaaaatagaaaatagcAGGGTGTGGatcagcagcggcccagggtttgaatcccaCCTGCAGtgctttgctgcatgtcgttcccatctctctctcaaataaaacttgaaaaggccaaaaaaactttgaaaaattaaataaataaaaaatccagaGATGTCAGATAAAGGTCGtatatctgtgtatttatatatttagaaacTTCCTGGTTGTATTTCCTCGTGccgtgttgctgtgttgctgtgttgccaTGTTGCTGTGTTGCCGTGTTGCGTGACCTGCAGTCACCTCTCTGTGTTCATGAATCAGTGCTGACACCGTACACCGTGAGGTCagcactccctctctctctctggggtgTAAACAAGCCTCGCTCGGCCTTATCTGCGGCGCTGACCCAGAATCCCGCGCTTTGTTTTGCGAGCTTTGTTTGGACGTGAACTGTTCCCGAGCTGATGACAGATAACTGGGAAAAGAACATCCAGGCTGGCAGACGGCCACACACCTGAACAACCTGCACAGGTGACTCCCCGTCTGCAGTCTGAAGATGAGTCACATGACCCACGctgaaatacagaataaaagcagctgctgtgcagacctttattttgaaagaaagaggACATTACATCACAGCCTGttctttataaaatgttttgtctgtttttattttagattattgTGACTGAACAGTCTCGAGGGGTTCTGGACCTGCGGGTCGTTGgggtcacctgcgggtcgttggGGTCACCTGCAGGTCGTTGGGGTCACCTGGGAGTCGTTGGGGTCACCTGCAGGTCGTTGGGGTCACCTGGGAGTTGTTGgggtcacctgcgggtcgttggGGTCACCTGGGAGTCGTTGGGGTCACCTGGTTTCTATATTTTAACAGtctaaatgttacataaatgttttctgaatgtttgtttgtgaagcagctttccagtttttattgattcattcatccaccgaacatcacacacacacacacacacacacacacacacacacacacacacacacacacacacacacacacacacacacacacacacacacacgcacacactgtaTCCTCAGATGACTCGGACGTGAAGCCAGTaggagctgcagctctgagcCAATCACAGAGATCGAGCCTCTGAGTCAACACTGgaccccctcctccaccctcagaccctcctccaccctcagaccctcctccacccctagaaaccctcctccaccctcagaccctcctccaccctcagaaaccctcctccaccctcagaaaccctcctccaccctcagaccctcctccaccctcagaccctcctccaccctcagaccctcctccaccctcagaCAGTTTTAGCCTAACCAcatgctaaagtagctaacccCTAGCATTCgtgcatgctaacagaaccgggctcagcagctggacccGATGGAATCATTGATAAGTCGATCATGCCGGTTCTGTTCGTTACCTTTGAGGCCCAGTTTGGCCTTGGTGTCGAGCAGCGCCTGTTGGACCTGCTGTGGTTGGGTGATGTCGACCTGGAGGAGGGTGAGTCGGGTCGAGCAGgtcctctgcagctctctggctCCGTCTCCTGTCAGGTCCAGAACCGTGGCGAACACCTGGAAGCCCAGAGAGTCCAGACGCTTCGCCGCTGCGTTCCCGAACCCAGAATCACAACCTGCAGGGACGGAGGACGCCACGGTGATGTCACACTGCACAGCCAATAACATCATCACAAGACATGACTTCATTTCCTGTGTGGGCGGAGCAGAGGGGCAGATGTGTTTAACGGAGGGGCAGATGTGTTTAACGGAGGGGCAGATGTGTTCACGGAGGGGCAGATGTGTTCACGGAGGGGCAGATGTTTTGTGCTGTTCAGCGATTTGATAAAACAACCTCAATCTTCCACATTGTGtgtcatgaaataataatggactttgtgatttatttaaagattcaaacgtttattgtttttattgtatcatCATTAACTCGTCTGTCTGCTGAaacttcttttattattttacagccGTCAAAGTCTGACGGTCATGAAAAGATGATTTTACGGCGTATCATCAGCAGATTATTGTCTGATTTTACTACATCATATAAAGTTAGTCAGCTGCAGCAGTCGTGATGTGAACACTGAGGtttatgacaaataaataatccacGAAACCAGAACCACAACCAACAGAAGGATCAAACCCATTTGAACAGGACCGGCTACGTCTCAGGCAGTCCTCTTCTGATTGGCACGTTGCCCCGCAGATGTTTGGACGTGTCCAGAACAGACGACCGACAGCTGCATGTTTGGACCGAGTCAGTAATCGGGCCTCacatcagaaccagaacaatCACAGAGATCCAATTTACTGCATCAAAGTCTGAACAACAAACAGAGATCAGCTCTCAACTGCAGACAAATAAACTTAGTTccaccaaacaaacaactgaCCACAGATCAGAAGAGAAAACTATTTAAACATCAATGATTGACGAGTCCAGTCCGAGTCCAGTCCAACCCGTTTAGACTGCAGACTGAAGAGGACAGTCAGTGTCATGTTATAACGTTAAGCTTACTGATGACAAACGACACACTGttccatctgtcctctgtcctccagtatctgtccaacactgacacagtcacgttttcttttctttcttttcttcgtGGTATTtgagagtttgtcatttcctgatgaaCCTTGCTAgactctggttctggtttctATGAACTGTTCTTGATGATAAACGTTCaaactttttgatttttcagaGTTAAAATCTAAAGTCTAAATAAATGAACTCCCTGTTGAATCAGAAAACCCTGAGTGGActgtcctccatctgtcctcccTGAAGGGTGCAGAGTCCCTCGGAAACATGGACCCATCACGTACCCCACGGGTCCCCCCACTTTCCCAGAAGTCCCAGTACCTACAACTTGATCCTGATCAGGACTcgctgttctgtttgttcttttgtacGGCGGGGGTCTGAAAGAGCTCTGCTGGCGACAGCGTGGAGGCGTTGGCATGCCGCTTCACTCCGTGTCCTTGGAGGGTTTCCAGAGTCCGAAGAAAGATGGAGCCAATGCTGGCTCCAGAAATAAACACACCGCTTTACTCAAGCACAGAGCCACACAgacccaaacacacacgcacagaaccaaacagaaccacacatatacaaatatgtttcagggttttttttttgctgagcaGGTGAGTTGGGCTGGGCGTGCGGGGTTCTGGTTTCATCCGGTCAGTTTCCtcatatttcagtgtgtttttattttttttaatttgttaaatgtttctcaacctgttttatttttaaagtctaCCTGGAAGTTACATATTTATCatcagctcatcatcatcagctctgGCCGTCTGGGGGCGAAACTCAAACGTCATGGTTTGAAGTGTTGGACCACAGACGGAGACAACGTGTGGCTGACGATCTGAAGACAGTCGTCTCCATGTCTGAACTtcttaaaacagattttcatgAAATAACTTTTCCTTGACACGTTCTGTGATGAATGTTTGAATCATTTGTGGTCCACACTGAGTAACGTGGTTGCACCGGGCTCAGaccacacactgtccacattCTTCATTCTGTTCACCACTGGCCTCTCGCAGCAGGCCTTCATATTTACTCTGAGGGGGACTGGATGATGTGGACTCAGGTTTCAGATGGACTGACAGAGATGGACCAGGCCCCGCTGCCTCTCTGGCAGATGAAGTGTTGAACATGAACCCCACCCGGCTGACGGGCCCACGTAAGGACAGCTGGGGGTTTCTCTGTGAAACTGGAGCCGACTGAAACGTAAACGAACCGTTAAAGCAGAAGATCTGTCTCCATAAAGAAGACGGGCTGAGGCTCAAATGGTGTGGTGTGTCATCACCGCAGGACGTGGACTCGGCACAGAGGAGAAGCAGCATTACGTAAGGGGGCCCGGCTCTGAGGGGCCCCTCAGATGAAGAAATAAACACTGATCAGTGCAGAGATGGATAAGCACTGAGAGAAGGACGAGGTCAAAACGACATCTGTCTCTGGGTGGAGGCCTCAACATGTGCACACAGCTGCTCTGCCCTCAGATCCGACCACAGGTTCGACAGGAGCTCTCACTCCGACCCACTCCGACCCAAATCAGGACGTCAGTTAACTCTCACATTTACTTATTCAAAGTTTTCTTTGTTCAAGACCACCTGATACACCTGATCAACAGCCACACTGTCACACCTGGAGGAGCGCTCTCCATCGAACCAGTCCAGGACTGAAATGACGAGTGTTGACTCGAGTCGCTGTTctgatgacagatgacaaaaaataaatgaatggagaCTCGATCACATGTCATGGCTCTGTTAGTCGAGCTCTTTGTGACACTAATCGATGGTCTGGAGGTTAATCAGATCTTTATCATTACGTCTGTCactttttcattaaaacatttgaacttGAGGGCGATATGTGAGGTGTCACTCACTATTTCATTTAAACACTTCAGAGGGGCGGGGGTCTGGAGAGAGGCCAGGGGGAACCGAGGGGCCAATGGCGGCAGTCTGCCCACTGAAAGCTCCTTTATCATCCAGGAACAGCTGGAAGTTATCACAGATCCAACaacatcatttttaatgttaatcacTGCTGTCAGAGGAGAACGTCATCATTTACGCAGAACCAACACAGGAATGTGACCACGAGATGGACTGATGAACGGGTCACTCAGAGTTCATTCAGAACCACAATAGTATGTGAAAACGTTTAGCCTCAGTGTTCCCCCTTACAGTGTTCCATTTTCATGGTATTCCTTCAGGAATCCTTCAAAGAGGTTCAAAAGAGGTGAGATGCCCACAAACTGGATGTATCCTTAATCAGTTTCTCTGGGTTATTAGGTAAGGTTCTATGTATCCTTGATGATGTTCTAACAATCCATGAGAAGGTCTTAGTGGTCACTGATTATGTTCTAGAGATCCTCTGAGTAGTTCCTGAAAAGGTTATGATCATGGATCTGGGGATCCTCAATGAGTTTATGGGGTCATTCATCAGGTTCTATCAGTCCTTCAAGAAGTTCTTGAAGAGGTTCTGAGGGtatctgatgatgatgtttctgtctctgatgATGTTTTAGGTGTTCTTCATGAGGTCACGAGGTTCTTGTTTTCCTTGATGAGGGACTAGTGGTCCATTGGAGTTCTGCGGGTCCTAGAGGAGGTATTAGGGGTTAATATTTGGGTCATGGTGGTgctggaggaggacaaagaaaCATTGGGTAATGTTCATTCGTTTAAcgttcttgtgtttgtgttctctgtGCGTGAACAGATAGCCTCATGGTGAAGATCAGTGTTGCTTCATCACTTGGAAAACTCTGTCAAAACATACCACCATCCAACTGTGAGCAGGGGTCATGTGACTGCACGAGGAACCCAGATCTTCTACCTTCAGCTGACGGCGAGCATCAAGAACCCTCAAGGGAATTCCATGTGTTACATAACACACTCTGGTTCTGAACATTGTGTCATCATACACTTCACCCATCATGaactctgtttgtctcttaaaagaaataaagtagagaagagaagaaataaaacagaatgaaagTAAAGGTGGACTCagaaagagaggatgaaagaTGTTCAACAGAGCTGGTCTCATTAACCTGTCTGTTGTTCAGGTATCACACCTGTGAGCGGTTACCTCGTACCAGCagtgacttcttcttcttcttcttctttaacttCTCCTGATCAAACACTCATTTTACCCAGCATGCCTCACCTTGAATCCTCTAATCTGCTTGCCTCACTTCAcctgttttctctgtgaaacattttgaacagtTTGGACTCGACgccaaacacaaaaaagaagaaaagaggaagaaagaaaaataaggaaagaaaaagagagaacataCAGATTACAAACGCGAT
The Larimichthys crocea isolate SSNF chromosome VIII, L_crocea_2.0, whole genome shotgun sequence genome window above contains:
- the hsd11b2 gene encoding 11-beta-hydroxysteroid dehydrogenase type 2; the encoded protein is MEDYTLPFWIYLAVLTVFVGGAIKKILESHLSAAAPPLVVCLGATVLAERLWALCLPAVLLLGLLSLACCLYSTTRTGTPPATLPVHGKAVLITGCDSGFGNAAAKRLDSLGFQVFATVLDLTGDGARELQRTCSTRLTLLQVDITQPQQVQQALLDTKAKLGLKGLWGLVNNAGVCVNFGDAELSLMSNFRGCMEVNFFGTLSVTKSFLPLLRQTKGRIVTISSPAGDQPFPCLAAYGASKAALNLFINTLRHELQPWGVQVSIILPSSYKTGQSSNHAYWEEQHKHLLKSLPPALLEDYGEDYMMETKELFQSHTKHANPNFSPVIDAIVQALLSPQPQPRYFVGPGVGLMYFIYSYCPFSISNRFLQKVFMKKTLLPRALRKQFGFNLNLSLHNNNNNDDEEEKPE